DNA sequence from the Saccopteryx leptura isolate mSacLep1 chromosome 4, mSacLep1_pri_phased_curated, whole genome shotgun sequence genome:
aatggaatttaaaaaatttaatactgAATTCCTAGTGGCTAGAACAGAGGCTGGCACATTGCGTGCcattaataaatatctgttgacttGATAAATAGCTGGAATGACACTGGGCATTGTGATATGGGCATTAATGCATTATCTAATTTAATGCACACAGCTGTCCTTAAGGCAGGCAGGGACCCTTGCTTTCCTGTTTTACACACAGAAACAGAATGCAGCTTGTGGAGAACCAGGCATGTGGCTCCTGGGCCTATACGTCACTATTGACCTGTCCTCTTCTCCCCGCAGGTCCCAAGTGAGGCGCCAGCGCCACCTGCCGACCCAGCACGCCCACACGCATGCCCGGACTGCGGCCGTGCTTTTGCGCGCCGCTCCACACTAGCCAAGCATTCGCGCACGCACACCGGCGAGCGGCCCTTCACATGCACCGAGTGTGGCCGGGGCTTCACACAGAAGTCTGCGCTGACAAAACACAGCCGCACGCACACCGGAGAGCGGCCCTACGAGTGCCCGGAGTGCGACAAGCGCTTTTCGGCCGCCTCCAACCTACGCCAGCACCAGCGGCGCCACACTGGCGAGAAGCCGTACGCATGCGCGCAGTGCGGCCGCCGCTTTGCGCAGAGCTCCAACTACGCGCAGCACCTGCGCGTGCACACTGGCGAGAAGCCGTACGCCTGCCCTGACTGCGGACGCGCCTTCGGCGGCAGTTCGTGCCTGGCGCGCCACCGACGCACGCACACGGGCGAGCGGCCGTACGCATGCGCTGACTGCGGCACGCGCTTCGCGCAGAGCTCGGCGTTGGCCAAGCACCGGCGGGTGCACACAGGCGAGAAGCCGCACCGCTGTGCGGTGTGCGGCCGACGCTTCGGCCATCGCTCCAACCTGGCGGAGCACGTGCGCACGCACACTGGTGAGCGGCCCTACCCGTGCAGCGAGTGCGGCCAGCGCTTCCGCCTCAGCTCTCACTTCATCCGCCACCGTCGCTCGCATGTCCGGCGTGGTCTCTACATCTGCGTTGCCTGTGGCCGAAACTTCAAGCTGCTCCCTGGCGCTTCAGCCATCACTGCCCCTGAGCGCTGCCTGGAATGTGAGCGGGATGCTGGTGTCTGGCTGGGGAGAGACACACCAGGGTCCTGACCCCGAGGGACTGAATTAACTTGGACAATGACCCCCCCTCCCGTTACCCTGGTAGGAAATGGGGGGATAACAGGTGTGGCAGTTCTGGACCTGCGGGACGTGCGAATCCCCTACCAGCGTCCTGGGAAACTGGTCACCTGCCTGTCATTACAAATCCTCTGCCCATGTTAGTGAATAAAGTATTATATACTCGCTCCACCCGTGCCTGTGAATGAGGtgagaagaaaagcaaattgGGTTTTCTCCCGGCTTTGGTGACTTAACTGTCACGTAATCAAGTAAGGATGTAAGTCCAAAAGGGTCTGACCTGTGCTGACACACGGGGGGTTGATATGGTTGGAAACTCCAGGCTTCCTAGGTCAAGGCATCTACAAATGCTTCTCACTCCCTCGCTTCCCCTAGCCCCTTCCTCCacctctgaaaaatcaataaaatcttaaaagaaaaatgcctAAATGGGTTCCTGGAactgggtttgtgtgtgtgtgtggtcggTCATCTCACATTTGACTCGGTTAAGTCCTCACACCTCAGATCTGGAAGGGTCCATAAATACAGCACATTTGTGATCAAACAAGCATTGCACTCCTCAGAGCTTTTGTGAGCAGCCAAGAACATCATGGAGCTCAGTGAAGAGATAAACATTACACTTAAaaaacttttagcctgaccaggtggtggtgcactggatagagcgtcggactgggatacaaaaggacccaggtttgagaccctgaggtcgccagcttgagtgggggctcatctggcttgagcaatgagctctccagcttggacccacggtcgctggctccagcagggggttactcagtctgctgaaggcccacggtcaaggcacatgtgagaaagcaatcaatgaacaactaataagtcgcaacgagaaactgatgattgatgcttctcatctctctccgttcctatctgtctgtccctgtctatctctgcctctgtaaaaa
Encoded proteins:
- the ZNF771 gene encoding zinc finger protein 771 isoform X1; the protein is MDTKMPGEQQREEEEEMHEEMVLLVKSEEEEGEEKYEVVKLKIPVDNKEVPSEAPAPPADPARPHACPDCGRAFARRSTLAKHSRTHTGERPFTCTECGRGFTQKSALTKHSRTHTGERPYECPECDKRFSAASNLRQHQRRHTGEKPYACAQCGRRFAQSSNYAQHLRVHTGEKPYACPDCGRAFGGSSCLARHRRTHTGERPYACADCGTRFAQSSALAKHRRVHTGEKPHRCAVCGRRFGHRSNLAEHVRTHTGERPYPCSECGQRFRLSSHFIRHRRSHVRRGLYICVACGRNFKLLPGASAITAPERCLECERDAGVWLGRDTPGS
- the ZNF771 gene encoding zinc finger protein 771 isoform X2; amino-acid sequence: MPGEQQREEEEEMHEEMVLLVKSEEEEGEEKYEVVKLKIPVDNKEVPSEAPAPPADPARPHACPDCGRAFARRSTLAKHSRTHTGERPFTCTECGRGFTQKSALTKHSRTHTGERPYECPECDKRFSAASNLRQHQRRHTGEKPYACAQCGRRFAQSSNYAQHLRVHTGEKPYACPDCGRAFGGSSCLARHRRTHTGERPYACADCGTRFAQSSALAKHRRVHTGEKPHRCAVCGRRFGHRSNLAEHVRTHTGERPYPCSECGQRFRLSSHFIRHRRSHVRRGLYICVACGRNFKLLPGASAITAPERCLECERDAGVWLGRDTPGS